From the Gemmatimonadota bacterium genome, the window TCGCGGTCATTGAATCGGGCCGGCGGTGATCGTTGCGGGCGTGAATTTCGGCCGGAGACGCGCCGAGCGCGCCAGGGTCCTGAAGTACGTTACGGTTCCTTCCATGGTAATGATCCGGGGGAGGCAGATCAAGGACAAACTGATGCTTGCTTTTGATGAAATCGACCGTTAATGTTTACCACGAGTTTGCCTGAAGGAATCCACTGGAAGGCCGGCCATGTCGCGTATCGAACGCCTCCACAGCCAGGGTATTCAAGCGTATCCCGCCCGGACCGGCCGGACGCACACGGTGCGGCGGGCGCGGGAATCCGGAATCGCCGGAAACGCAACCGTTATCGCAGGCCGGCTGGTCCAGCTGGATACACGGACCGGGAGCGGCGCGCTCGAGGACTGGACGGGTACCGTCGACCTCGTCCTGGACGATCCGGCCTTGTCCTGCATGCTCCGCCGGGTCCGCGCCGGCGACCTCGTGGAATGCGCGGGTACATGGGAGAGCGACGTATACACCGTTACCGGTCTCAAACTCCTGGCGCCCTGCCTGCGCGGCGCGCCCGAACCGGATGCGACCGGCGGTGCGCCCGAACCGGATGCGACCGGCGGCGCGCCTGAACCGGAAGCGACCGGCGCCGTGCGTATCCGGGCGCGTATCATGGCCGGGACCCGTGCCTACTTCGAATCCCGCGGTTTCATCGCCGTGGATACGCCGACCTTCATGACCGTTCCGGACCTGACGCCGGCCCTGAGTTCGTTTCGAACGGAATACGTGGACAGCGAAGGCGGAACGCGGACCCTGTACCTGCAGACCTCGCCAGAACACTACATGAAACGCCTGCTGGCGGCGGGCTGCGAACGGATCTACCAGATTTGCCGGTTCTACCGCAACGGGGAACGGTTCGACACCCACCATCCGGAATTCACCGGACTGGAGTGGTACGAGGCCTACGCCGACTACGAGACGGTCATGGCCACTACGGAAGATTATGTGACCTCGCTGGCTAAAACGCTTAACCATGCCGGCGGACTGACCTACCGCGGTTCCACGATCGATCTCCGGCCTCCCTGGCCGAGGTACAGGGTGCGAGACTGCTTCCTGGACCGGTCGGGGATCGACCTGGATGCCTGCGACGACCTGGAGGCGT encodes:
- the epmA gene encoding EF-P lysine aminoacylase EpmA; translated protein: MSRIERLHSQGIQAYPARTGRTHTVRRARESGIAGNATVIAGRLVQLDTRTGSGALEDWTGTVDLVLDDPALSCMLRRVRAGDLVECAGTWESDVYTVTGLKLLAPCLRGAPEPDATGGAPEPDATGGAPEPEATGAVRIRARIMAGTRAYFESRGFIAVDTPTFMTVPDLTPALSSFRTEYVDSEGGTRTLYLQTSPEHYMKRLLAAGCERIYQICRFYRNGERFDTHHPEFTGLEWYEAYADYETVMATTEDYVTSLAKTLNHAGGLTYRGSTIDLRPPWPRYRVRDCFLDRSGIDLDACDDLEAFASAARSIGYEVREDDDWDDLFHRVFLTAVEPALPSDRPVFLTEYPARLPSLARRVPGNPRYVERFELYMGGLELANAFTELNDPVEQRARFEAELEIKRSKKGPDRYDGGVDEALLAALEYGMPPSGGIALGLDRLAMLFADVDTIDPVIMFRNY